In Helicobacter bilis, a genomic segment contains:
- the ribH gene encoding 6,7-dimethyl-8-ribityllumazine synthase, whose protein sequence is MKILEGKIALQGNERIAVLCSRFNSMVTERLIEGAKDCYLRHGGSEDNFTLIRVPGAFELPFVLEKVLENGDYDGVCVLGAIIRGGTPHFDYVAAESTKGIANVTLKYGGAVSFGILTTDSIEQALDRAGLKVGNKGFEAMASLIELIDIYRQLD, encoded by the coding sequence ATGAAGATTTTAGAAGGTAAAATCGCATTGCAAGGCAATGAGCGGATTGCTGTTTTATGTAGTCGCTTTAATAGTATGGTAACTGAAAGATTGATTGAGGGGGCAAAGGATTGCTATTTGCGACATGGTGGGAGTGAAGATAACTTTACTTTGATACGAGTGCCGGGGGCTTTTGAGCTGCCTTTTGTGCTTGAAAAAGTGCTTGAAAATGGTGATTATGATGGGGTGTGTGTGCTTGGGGCGATTATCCGTGGTGGCACGCCGCATTTTGACTATGTCGCAGCAGAATCTACAAAGGGTATCGCAAATGTAACGCTAAAGTATGGTGGGGCGGTTAGCTTTGGCATTTTGACAACAGATAGCATAGAGCAAGCCCTAGATCGTGCGGGCTTAAAGGTCGGTAATAAGGGCTTTGAAGCGATGGCAAGCCTTATTGAACTCATCGATATATATAGGCAGCTTGACTAA
- the pyrF gene encoding orotidine-5'-phosphate decarboxylase produces MKLCIALDMPSMQENLALAKEVKKHFSNEEIWLKVGLRSFVRDGRDFVCMLQDLSFKIFLDLKIYDIPNTMLDCVYECHQLGVDMMTIHASCGKEAMKSIAKFLRTESSNMRVVAVSALTSFDESGFKEIYNISIKEGVKSFANIVYESGIDGLVCSIDEVSLIKSISNTLCCVTPGIRLEDSNNDDQKRVASVSVAKKMGSDFIVVGRPIYNANDKFSVIKRILSDM; encoded by the coding sequence ATGAAGTTGTGTATCGCCCTTGATATGCCAAGTATGCAGGAAAATCTTGCTCTAGCAAAGGAAGTTAAAAAGCATTTTAGTAACGAAGAAATATGGCTAAAAGTTGGTTTGCGTAGCTTTGTGCGTGATGGCAGGGATTTTGTGTGTATGTTGCAGGATTTAAGTTTTAAAATCTTTTTAGATTTAAAGATTTATGATATACCTAATACCATGCTTGATTGCGTTTATGAGTGTCATCAACTCGGCGTAGATATGATGACTATCCATGCAAGTTGTGGTAAAGAGGCGATGAAGTCTATTGCTAAATTTTTACGCACAGAATCTTCAAATATGCGTGTTGTAGCTGTGAGTGCTTTAACAAGTTTTGATGAATCTGGCTTTAAAGAGATATACAACATCTCTATCAAAGAGGGTGTAAAATCCTTTGCAAATATCGTGTATGAAAGCGGCATTGATGGGCTTGTATGCTCAATTGATGAAGTTTCACTTATAAAAAGCATATCAAATACGCTATGTTGTGTAACGCCGGGCATACGATTAGAAGATTCTAATAATGACGATCAAAAACGAGTGGCAAGTGTAAGTGTAGCAAAAAAAATGGGGAGTGATTTTATAGTTGTTGGGCGACCTATTTATAATGCAAATGATAAATTCAGCGTGATTAAGCGGATTTTAAGTGATATGTAG
- the nusB gene encoding transcription antitermination factor NusB, whose protein sequence is MATRKQAREAIIQILYAKELGNDKAIEQAETFLNAQKIRNKQQEFALNLLHGICNEERKIADIINVFLKSWDLNRLGVIEKNIIKLGVYELLQTNTQKAVIINEAIELTKSFNVQDAFRLVNGILDSVAKTDSKTLDELIQKQEQINTEKLTQDSIKQTHIESKKPIKHKIDSTHSTKRQRVKQTIQKEVKQDSAQIPAKKTDMTHVKSIQISASKKEREAQGVDTESKHERMSKKASYVSQSKDSKRIKDSKSKLESRGHKDTKPLKDSRLKLESKQNKTNDSKNNKAKHAIRDSKQAENSKNNLESTIKTESKINKDSKTKQKTKQTKDFQKKSDSKQIKDSKKAKVSKVSLDTKKTKESKTNLDSKNNKQKDSKTTKTSKKKNTKKD, encoded by the coding sequence ATGGCGACAAGAAAACAAGCAAGAGAAGCTATCATTCAGATTCTATACGCAAAAGAATTGGGCAATGATAAGGCGATAGAACAAGCAGAAACCTTTCTCAACGCACAAAAAATACGCAATAAACAGCAAGAATTTGCCCTTAATCTACTGCATGGAATCTGTAATGAAGAGAGAAAAATCGCAGATATTATTAATGTATTCTTAAAAAGTTGGGATTTAAATCGCTTAGGTGTGATTGAGAAAAACATCATAAAGCTTGGTGTGTATGAGCTGCTGCAGACAAATACGCAAAAAGCGGTGATTATCAATGAAGCTATTGAGCTTACAAAGTCGTTTAATGTGCAAGATGCGTTTAGACTAGTTAATGGCATACTTGATTCTGTGGCAAAGACAGATTCTAAAACGCTAGATGAATTGATACAAAAACAAGAACAAATAAATACTGAAAAATTAACACAAGATTCCATAAAACAAACTCATATAGAATCTAAAAAGCCCATAAAACACAAAATAGATTCTACACATTCTACAAAAAGACAAAGGGTTAAACAAACTATACAAAAAGAAGTAAAGCAAGATTCCGCACAAATACCAGCAAAAAAGACAGATATGACTCATGTAAAATCAATCCAAATAAGTGCGAGTAAAAAAGAGAGAGAAGCACAAGGTGTGGATACAGAATCTAAGCACGAGAGAATGTCTAAGAAAGCTAGTTATGTTAGTCAGTCTAAAGATTCTAAGCGAATAAAAGATTCTAAAAGTAAATTAGAATCTAGAGGTCATAAAGATACTAAACCATTAAAAGATTCTAGGCTTAAGTTAGAATCTAAACAGAATAAAACAAACGATTCTAAAAACAATAAAGCAAAACATGCGATAAGAGATTCTAAACAAGCAGAAAATTCTAAAAACAATTTAGAATCTACAATAAAAACCGAATCTAAAATCAACAAAGATTCTAAAACAAAACAAAAAACTAAGCAAACTAAGGATTTTCAAAAAAAATCAGATTCTAAGCAAATTAAAGATTCCAAAAAAGCAAAGGTTTCTAAAGTTAGTTTAGATACTAAGAAGACAAAAGAATCTAAAACTAATTTAGATTCTAAAAACAATAAACAAAAAGATTCCAAAACAACAAAAACTAGCAAAAAGAAAAACACAAAAAAGGATTAA
- the aspS gene encoding aspartate--tRNA ligase → MRTHYNTALSTDDIGKEVTLCGWCNSYRDHGGVVFIDLRDKSGIIQLVADPSSKAHTIASSVRDEYVLLAKGRVRARGEGLVNPKLKTGAIEVVLDTLTIENKAQTTPIIIGDESVNEELRLKYRYLDLRSQKSLDIFKLRAKIASVTRNFLESHGFLEVETPILTKATPEGARDYLVPSRVHDGSFYALPQSPQLFKQLLMMSGFERYYQIAKCFRDEDLRADRQPEFSQIDVEMSFCEEKDVMQIAEDLILEIFKACGKSISYKIPHLDYMDAMECYGSDKPDLRFDMPLVEVADLFVNSNNDIFKEIALDTKANRIKALCVRDGDSKFSRKSLADLEKFVRNFGAKGLAYIQVKEECKSFDRESIDESLKGPLTKFLTEDSIKALLQRVGAKKGDIIFFGAGEKHVVWDYMGRLRLEIASQLNLICADKLSFVWVVNFPMFEKTDEGIKALHHPFTMPKNIDENDIESIQSIAYDIVLNGVELGGGSIRIHKNEIQSKIFDLLQISKEEATEKFGFLLEALQYGTPPHGGFAIGFDRLVMLLSGATSIREVIAFPKTQKASCLLMEAPSSVTTSQLNELHIKLQH, encoded by the coding sequence ATGCGAACACATTATAACACAGCGTTAAGCACAGATGATATTGGTAAAGAGGTTACACTATGTGGTTGGTGTAATAGTTATCGTGATCATGGTGGTGTTGTCTTTATTGATTTGCGTGATAAAAGCGGTATTATACAGCTTGTAGCAGACCCAAGCAGCAAGGCTCACACGATAGCTTCGAGTGTGCGTGATGAATATGTATTATTAGCAAAAGGCAGAGTAAGGGCTAGAGGCGAGGGCTTAGTCAATCCAAAGTTAAAAACAGGTGCAATAGAAGTCGTGCTAGACACTCTCACTATTGAAAACAAAGCACAAACAACACCCATTATCATAGGTGATGAAAGCGTAAATGAAGAGTTACGACTAAAATATCGCTACCTTGATTTGCGTAGTCAAAAAAGCCTTGATATTTTTAAATTGCGTGCAAAAATAGCAAGTGTTACGCGTAATTTTTTAGAATCTCATGGCTTTTTAGAGGTCGAAACACCCATACTCACAAAGGCAACGCCAGAGGGTGCGAGAGATTATCTTGTGCCAAGTCGTGTGCATGATGGCTCTTTTTATGCGCTCCCGCAAAGCCCGCAGTTATTCAAGCAATTGCTTATGATGAGTGGCTTTGAGAGATATTATCAAATAGCAAAATGCTTTAGAGATGAAGATTTGCGTGCTGATAGGCAACCAGAGTTTAGTCAAATCGATGTTGAGATGAGTTTCTGTGAAGAAAAAGATGTCATGCAAATCGCAGAGGATTTAATCCTTGAGATTTTTAAAGCATGTGGCAAGAGTATTTCCTATAAGATTCCGCATTTGGACTATATGGACGCTATGGAGTGTTATGGTAGCGATAAGCCTGATTTGCGTTTTGATATGCCTTTAGTTGAAGTGGCTGATTTGTTTGTCAATTCAAACAACGATATATTTAAAGAAATAGCTCTTGACACAAAGGCTAATCGCATAAAAGCCCTATGTGTGCGTGATGGAGATTCTAAATTTAGTCGTAAAAGTCTTGCTGATTTAGAGAAATTTGTGCGTAATTTTGGTGCAAAAGGATTAGCCTATATCCAAGTAAAAGAAGAGTGTAAAAGCTTTGATAGAGAAAGCATTGATGAGAGTTTGAAAGGACCGCTTACTAAATTTCTCACAGAAGATTCTATAAAGGCTTTGTTGCAAAGAGTTGGTGCGAAAAAGGGTGATATTATCTTCTTTGGAGCTGGAGAGAAGCATGTCGTTTGGGATTATATGGGGCGATTAAGGCTTGAGATCGCAAGTCAGCTTAATCTCATTTGTGCTGACAAATTAAGCTTTGTGTGGGTTGTAAATTTCCCTATGTTTGAGAAAACTGATGAGGGTATCAAAGCCCTTCATCATCCATTTACAATGCCAAAAAATATCGATGAAAATGATATAGAATCTATACAATCAATCGCCTATGACATAGTCCTAAACGGCGTGGAATTAGGCGGTGGTAGCATAAGAATCCATAAAAACGAGATTCAGAGCAAAATCTTTGACTTACTGCAAATAAGCAAGGAAGAAGCGACTGAAAAGTTTGGATTCTTGCTTGAAGCATTACAATATGGCACACCGCCACATGGTGGCTTTGCGATCGGCTTTGATAGGCTTGTAATGCTTTTAAGCGGTGCGACAAGCATTAGAGAAGTCATTGCTTTTCCAAAAACACAAAAGGCAAGCTGTCTTCTAATGGAAGCACCAAGCAGTGTTACAACATCGCAATTAAACGAATTGCACATTAAACTTCAACATTAA
- a CDS encoding adenylate kinase, protein MKKLFLIIGAPGSGKTTDAQKIAESNAKIAHYSTGDLLRAEVASGSEQGKLIESFTSAGNLVPLDIVVQTIVGAINNSPKDIILIDGYPRSVEQMLELDKVLKQDSKVQLVNVIEVQVSEEVAKDRVLGRARGADDNAEVFKNRMRVYLEPLKEIQDFYTKNGILHVIDGERSIEVIVADMREFIESRI, encoded by the coding sequence ATGAAGAAATTGTTTTTAATCATCGGTGCACCGGGCAGCGGTAAGACAACTGACGCACAAAAAATCGCAGAATCTAATGCGAAAATCGCACATTATTCTACAGGTGATTTATTGCGTGCAGAAGTGGCAAGTGGCAGTGAGCAGGGCAAACTCATTGAGAGTTTTACATCAGCAGGGAATCTCGTCCCGCTTGATATTGTGGTGCAAACTATTGTTGGTGCGATTAATAATTCACCAAAAGATATTATTTTGATTGATGGCTATCCGCGTAGTGTCGAGCAAATGCTTGAGCTTGACAAGGTATTAAAGCAAGATTCTAAAGTGCAGCTTGTCAATGTGATTGAAGTGCAAGTAAGCGAAGAAGTGGCAAAAGATAGGGTGCTTGGTCGTGCAAGGGGTGCTGATGATAATGCTGAGGTATTTAAAAATCGTATGCGTGTGTATCTAGAGCCTTTGAAAGAAATTCAAGACTTTTATACAAAAAATGGAATCTTGCATGTGATAGATGGCGAACGAAGCATTGAGGTTATTGTTGCTGACATGCGTGAGTTTATAGAATCTAGGATATAG
- the mutY gene encoding A/G-specific adenine glycosylase, which produces MNANIFPTQITQDSAHKAKNIAKQWQIQLLEWYAIQGRISLPWRNLKGENAPYGVYVSEIMLQQTQVKRVAESYFTPFLNAFPTLESLAKANLDSILKQWEGLGYYSRARNMQKAAILCCEKHNATLPNTRQDLLKVPGIGAYTSGAILCFGFHQSVSFVDGNIRRVLCRIFALRKPNQKLLDELAFLLLDTKHSFDYNQALLDLGAMICTPKSPNCLICPMQNLCNGKINPTIYPTPKTSSLTPLTLHLLLYKDSQGRIAFVYEKGDKGGLYQGLYNLPQLKLEALANRHRFYKKGFYKCGSFKHHYTKYAITANVYKLDYKHLNLLTQSLPHTKLYFFSQKELESKPLSSLCKKALRFVDFKQV; this is translated from the coding sequence ATGAATGCAAATATTTTTCCCACACAAATCACACAAGATTCCGCACATAAAGCAAAAAACATTGCTAAACAATGGCAGATTCAACTCTTAGAATGGTATGCGATACAGGGCAGAATTTCTCTTCCTTGGCGAAATCTAAAAGGCGAAAATGCCCCCTATGGCGTGTATGTAAGCGAGATAATGCTCCAACAAACGCAAGTAAAAAGAGTGGCAGAATCCTACTTTACCCCATTTTTAAACGCCTTTCCCACACTTGAATCCTTAGCAAAAGCAAATCTAGATTCTATACTCAAGCAATGGGAGGGCTTAGGCTACTACTCCCGTGCGAGAAATATGCAAAAAGCGGCGATTCTTTGCTGTGAAAAGCATAATGCTACCTTGCCTAATACACGCCAAGATTTGCTTAAAGTGCCCGGAATTGGTGCATATACTTCAGGGGCGATTTTATGCTTTGGTTTTCATCAAAGTGTGAGTTTTGTAGATGGGAATATTAGACGAGTTTTATGTAGAATCTTTGCATTACGCAAACCTAACCAAAAGCTTTTAGACGAGCTTGCATTTTTGCTTTTAGACACAAAACACAGCTTTGATTATAATCAAGCCTTGCTTGATTTAGGTGCGATGATTTGCACACCAAAATCACCTAATTGCCTTATTTGCCCTATGCAAAATCTCTGCAATGGCAAGATAAATCCAACCATCTATCCCACTCCAAAAACTTCTTCTTTAACCCCGCTTACACTTCATCTTTTGTTATATAAAGATTCTCAAGGCAGGATTGCTTTTGTGTATGAAAAAGGGGATAAAGGTGGCTTGTATCAAGGCTTATACAATCTCCCACAACTTAAGCTAGAAGCACTTGCAAATAGGCACAGATTCTACAAAAAGGGATTCTACAAATGCGGTAGTTTCAAGCACCACTACACAAAATACGCTATCACCGCAAATGTGTATAAACTAGATTATAAACACTTAAATCTATTAACGCAATCCTTGCCACACACAAAGCTATATTTCTTTTCACAAAAAGAGCTAGAATCTAAACCGCTTTCATCACTCTGCAAAAAGGCATTAAGGTTTGTGGATTTCAAACAAGTATAA